In one window of Tubulanus polymorphus chromosome 3, tnTubPoly1.2, whole genome shotgun sequence DNA:
- the LOC141901184 gene encoding uncharacterized protein LOC141901184, which translates to MNHSTQCDITNVTKLFETRCKHQLSDIHALNIGVSISCIVFLHITVFAGLFGNTLVFLAVRRSKVLKTAMNALLVNLAIIDTVASVLATPLRIVILILTANFQGLARGICFIHEFISILVCTVQLTTLVAISYERFQAIANPFDVENRVLRVRMGIIFSWGIGFIMSILVVIFLADSPSFLRCTYVYYDMDSYQNMYSNVVLAPISVLATFIILTLYGKIIMALRRHTATTNKLLTGKKNKVKPEPSNSDFATSLIQKIEPVSNSCDKRGGRRSFSDSNKKDCKDTPRINTNVIAIKPVEIPVESNNTAKHLEINTITSAEGDSLNKSSDPNITEGYKSNIEYKQNVVKRGKVNTGEDTLYDKGLAPDKQDDTDQETTPSNSKENDTFTLKKSIGAASLVQAVNNDKSVNTGIEVITKNDGTCIPSGRVEGSVGCHLNEYGLTVQSEKNTKSAFKDKGEKEEETVTVPSRKPGDTSTLESVNERKSATSKSENTQTDTVQSRPASKLEHKPNDTVPFRTPKYAEDTVSFRPKKQISVLSANMNNGADETVAFRPKHRQQDVDTVAFNGRSIKVVDFEGRESEAQATDEHVIGAVCVMTNKNKERGKRKLEGKAAKRASVVIGSFLFIWLPLPVTYMVTCNLTSRFDARFAVNAAELTALSLASFTAAINPILYAIVNRQFKNEFVKILKKIPCLEKHL; encoded by the coding sequence ATGAACCACTCTACACAATGCGATATCACAAACGTAACGAAATTGTTTGAAACCCGCTGTAAACACCAGCTTTCTGATATACATGCGTTGAATATCGGTGTGTCCATTTCATGCATCGTTTTTCTGCATATCACCGTTTTTGCTGGTCTTTTCGGCAACACACTCGTTTTCCTCGCCGTCCGTCGAAGCAAAGTTCTCAAAACTGCCATGAATGCTTTGCTGGTAAATCTAGCCATAATCGACACAGTTGCATCCGTTTTGGCGACGCCGTTacgaattgttattttgatctTGACAGCGAACTTTCAAGGTCTAGCTAGAggtatatgttttattcacgAGTTTATCTCCATACTCGTGTGTACCGTCCAGCTAACGACCTTGGTGGCGATAAGTTACGAACGGTTCCAGGCAATTGCAAACCCATTTGACGTGGAAAATCGTGTTCTCCGGGTGAGAATGGGTATAATTTTCTCATGGGGAATTGGATTTATCATGAGTATCTTAGTAGTTATATTTCTTGCCGATTCGCCTTCATTTCTTCGATGTACATATGTATATTACGATATGGATTCGTACCAAAACATGTATTCGAATGTAGTCCTTGCGCCGATAAGTGTTTTAGCGACGTTCATAATATTGACATTGTACGGGAAAATCATTATGGCATTGAGGAGGCATACCGCAACAACCAATAAGCTTTTAACAGGAAAGAAGAACAAAGTCAAGCCAGAACCATCGAATAGTGACTTCGCGACTTCTCTAATTCAGAAAATAGAACCGGTCAGTAATTCATGTGATAAACGTGGCGGACGTAGATCTTTCAGTGATTCGAATAAAAAAGACTGCAAAGACACACCAAGAATAAATACAAACGTTATCGCAATTAAACCTGTTGAAATACCAGTTGAGTCTAATAATACTGCGAAACATCTAGAAATTAATACAATAACCTCTGCGGAAGGTGATTCATTAAACAAATCATCCGACCCTAATATTACTGAAGGCtataaatcaaatattgaatataaacaGAATGTGGTTAAGAGGGGAAAAGTCAATACAGGAGAAGATACCTTGTATGACAAAGGGTTAGCACCAGATAAACAAGATGATACTGACCAAGAAACGACCCCATCGAATTCTAAAGAAAACGATACTTTCACACTTAAGAAATCCATCGGAGCAGCTTCATTGGTGCAAGCAGTCAATAATGACAAAAGTGTTAATACTGGGATAGAAGTTATCACGAAGAATGATGGCACATGCATACCTTCCGGGAGAGTGGAAGGTAGTGTAGGTTGTCATCTAAATGAGTATGGCCTAACAGTCCAGTCggaaaaaaatactaaaagCGCATTTAAAGATAAAGGGGAAAAAGAGGAAGAAACCGTTACTGTCCCATCCAGAAAACCGGGAGATACCTCAACTTTAGAATCGGTTAACGAACGCAAAAGTGCCACatctaaatcagaaaatacgCAAACAGACACCGTCCAATCTAGACCCGCGAGTAAACTAGAACATAAACCGAACGATACCGTCCCGTTTCGAACCCCAAAATACGCTGAAGATACTGTGTCATTTAGACCCAAAAAACAAATTAGTGTTCTGTCGGCGAATATGAACAATGGAGCTGATGAGACGGTGGCATTTAGACCAAAACATCGCCAGCAGGACGTCGATACAGTTGCTTTCAATGGTCGTAGCATCAAGGTCGTCGATTTCGAAGGTCGCGAATCAGAGGCCCAGGCCACTGACGAACATGTGATCGGTGCCGTTTGCGTTATgacaaacaaaaacaaagaacGTGGAAAACGTAAATTGGAAGGAAAGGCGGCAAAAAGAGCTTCAGTCGTGATCGGTAGTTTTCTGTTTATATGGTTACCTTTACCTGTGACGTATATGGTTACGTGTAATCTAACTAGTCGCTTTGATGCCCGGTTTGCGGTTAATGCTGCTGAACTAACGGCTTTGTCACTGGCTTCATTCACCGCAGCCATTAATCCGATTTTATACGCAATCGTTAACCGTCAGTTCAAGAATGAGTTCGTTAAGATACTTAAAAAGATTCCATGTctcgaaaaacatttataa
- the LOC141902009 gene encoding uncharacterized protein LOC141902009 yields MHEYQTSTVKPNSLQRIYAIPTNQQHILQKVFARVRSTGSRFRKSTEPYTAKSLLRRQISVCRSRRFASQLLQMVRTIWLDGAIRGYHGYSGAFYAESNGFLGPTCTRRWSDERERPISTCAEENVGCYAYGIDRYWGQSIIVHEFSHGLHIFGWRTGRRPAKLQTLLVNAYNKAKSLPAGKNGLGGYAATSDTEYFATGMQAYMNDFVNSGGDVTIHTREQLRKHDPDLYALIKAVLPCNNRFLNRCQNITLHKKAEVYSYVTTQEFEDMMANQKLKMNCKPRKRPPVSCLGAKKNVPLNDPLDECSYYVCNELGYVTGRYK; encoded by the exons ATGCACGAATATCAAACCAGTACCGTTAAACCTAACAGTTTACAGCGAATATATGCCATTCCAACCAATCAACAACACATTTTACAAAAAGTTTTTGCACGCGTACGGTCTACCGGTTCTCG GTTCCGAAAAAGTACCGAACCATATACTGCGAAGAGTTTGTTACGTCGTCAGATTTCTGTTTGCCGATCGCGAAGATTTGCGTCGCAactattacaaatggtacggACGATTTGGCTTGATGGCGCAATCAGAGGTTACCACGGATATTCCGGAGCATTCTACGCTGAATCCAACGGGTTTTTGGGACCAACGTGCACGAGGCGTTGGTCCGACGAGAGAGAGAGGCCTATTTCTACATGTGCGGAAGAAAACGTGGGCTGCTACGCCTATGGCATCGACAG ATACTGGGGACAAAGCATCATAGTTCATGAATTCTCTCACGGGCTACATATTTTCGGTTGGCGCACAGGCAGAAGACCAGCGAAGTTACAAACATTACTGGTTAATGCCTACAATAAAGCTAAATCGTTGCCAGCCGGCAAAAATGGTTTAGGTGGATACGCCGCTACGTCTGATACGGAATACTTT GCTACCGGTATGCAGGCATACATGAACGACTTCGTCAACTCGGGAGGAGACGTAACCATTCATACAAGGGAACAACTACGCAAACATGATCCAGATCTTTATGCCTTGATTAAAGCCGTTTTGCCTTGCAACAATCGCTTCCTGAATCGTTGCCAAAATATTACTTTACACAAAAAGGCCGAAGTATATTCATACGTCACAACTCAAGAGTTTGAAG ACATGATGGCGAACcagaaattgaagatgaaCTGCAAACCAAGGAAACGAC CACCCGTCAGCTGTTTGGgagcaaaaaaaaatgttccatTAAACGATCCTTTAGACGAGTGTAGTTACTACGTGTGTAATGAGCTTGGTTACGTCACAGGCCG ATATAAATAA
- the LOC141901051 gene encoding cholesterol 25-hydroxylase-like protein 1, member 2 — protein sequence MENITETFREAVAYNPLQTLWDLRFGWEDVLRSPLWPVLSSVTFYFICILPFTVVDLYGKNWQWIQKYKIQPEKEVTAPLVMKAVIQTAWNQVLYILPATIAQYLWTPPTPLPPTAPSMWEFTWQMIAMLIIFDFQYFVWHMMHHKSRFLYKCFHSLHHQYNSPFSWVTQYLHPWELITVGFFTTVNPWIFKCHPLTTWIWNYLNIVISVEAHHGFDFPFGGHKWIPFGLWGGAIQHDMHHMKPMTNFQPYMTHWDRLFKSYWPGTRAGGYKSEELLKFERVHRERRSAKNSITNGRKID from the coding sequence ATGGAGAATATAACTGAGACCTTTCGTGAGGCTGTTGCGTATAATCCATTGCAAACTCTATGGGACTTGCGATTCGGTTGGGAGGATGTTCTACGTTCACCTCTGTGGCCGGTTCTGTCGTCGGTaactttctatttcatctgcATTCTACCGTTCACCGTCGTCGATTTATACGGAAAAAACTGGCAATGGATCCAAAAGTACAAAATACAACCAGAGAAAGAAGTTACCGCTCCGTTGGTCATGAAGGCAGTTATTCAAACGGCGTGGAACCAAGTATTGTACATTCTACCAGCAACTATTGCGCAGTATCTTTGGACCCCACCCACGCCGTTACCGCCGACCGCGCCGAGCATGTGGGAGTTCACCTGGCAAATGATAGCTATGCTTATAATATTTGACTTTCAATATTTCGTGTGGCACATGATGCATCATAAATCGCGTTTCTTGTACAAATGCTTCCACAGTTTGCATCATCAGTACAACTCGCCATTCAGCTGGGTGACGCAGTATCTACACCCGTGGGAGCTTATTACAGTCGGCTTCTTCACGACCGTCAATCCGTGGATATTCAAATGTCATCCGCTTACTACTTGGATCTGGAACTACCTCAACATTGTCATCAGTGTAGAGGCACATCACGGATTCGATTTTCCATTCGGTGGCCACAAATGGATACCATTTGGACTGTGGGGAGGCGCCATACAACACGACATGCATCACATGAAGCCTATGACCAATTTTCAACCATACATGACGCACTGGGACCGCCTGTTCAAATCGTACTGGCCGGGAACAAGGGCAGGTGGTTACAAGAGCGAGGAGCTGTTGAAATTTGAACGAGTGCATCGCGAGCGACGGTCAGCAAAAAATTCCATCACTAACGGACGCAAAATCGATTAA
- the LOC141902809 gene encoding uncharacterized protein LOC141902809, giving the protein MDFLCSRVFVAVVCFGCVFSVSVPVGLAKTNDETEPVRSGNHCHVTEEWYYIQVYSGTLHGYRKCCVEIEGKDCECDGLQSCVMMGEDTPDNLRWSNLQKMVHSKK; this is encoded by the exons ATGGACTTTTTGTGCAGCCGTGTATTCGTCGCTGTGGTCTGTTTCGGGTGTGTTTTTTCGGTATCAGTTCCGGTCGGGTTAGCAAAAACTAATGATGAAACGGAGCCAGTTAGAAGTGGGAATCATTGTCACGTGACGGAGGAGTGGTATTACATCCAGGTATATTCAGGCACTCTACACGGTTACAGGAAATGCTGCGTTGAGATTGAAGGCAAAGACTGTGAATGCGACGGACTACAGTCTTGTGTCATGATG gGTGAAGATACGCCTGATAACTTACGATGGTCAAATCTCCAGAAAATGGTTCACAGCAAGAAATAA